Within Paenibacillus sabinae T27, the genomic segment ACGGAATTATGCTGAAAAATAAGAAACCGGCGTGGGGGGCTTCGGTCGTAGCCCCGTAGCTTCGAATCTTCCACTCCTTGTGTGAACGAGGAGATCAATATAGGAGCTAAACAGTCGTCTATCATGTACAGAGCGATTCCCCGAGTATGACCAAGGAACAATTGATTGAAGCGGCTAAAAGCCTGTTATAAGCAAAGCAATACAAATAAGAACGGTTGATTCCATTGAACAATGGCGTCAGCCGTTCTCTTTTGGTTTTTCAGATTCCAAATTACAACGTCTGTCCGCTGTCCACCGTGAGAATCTGCCCGGTCATCGCTTCCTGTTCCAGGACTGTGCAGATCATGGAGGCGATATCCTCGGGGGTTGAAATCCGCTGCAATAAAAGATGGGGAGCGAGCCTGCGCATTTGTTCTTCCCTGCCGGCCCACCATCTTGTCGCGACGGCGCCCGGCACGACACAGTTGACCCGAATATCGGGAGCGAGCGCCCGGGCCAACGATTTCGTAAGACCGTGAACGGCCGCTTTCGATACGGCATAGGGAAGCGAGGAGCCGAGTCCGGTTTGTCCGGCGATGCTGCCGAGATTGACGATCGCTCCCTGTTTATTTTTCTTCATATGGGGGGCAACAGCCCGCGCGCAGTAGAACATGCCCTTCACATTCACATCGAACAATTCATCCCAAGTTCCCCCGGTTACTGCTTCCAGATCGTCGATGGGAATATGCTTGGTAATGCTGGCGTTGTTGACGAGTACATCCACGGTGCCGAATTGCTGAACGATGGTTTCGATCATGGCCCGGACTTCGTTGTCCCGGGATACGTCGGCTTGTACAGCTATCGCCCATCCGCCCTGATCGTTAATCCGGCGGATGGTTTCCTCCGCCTCCGGTCTGGAGCGTGAATAATTGACGACAACAGCTGCTCCCCGCTCGGCCAGCATAAGGCTTGCCGCTCTGCCAATCCCCGTGCCGCCGCCCGTAACAAGGGCTATTTTCTGCTTCAAATCCATATCCGTTCACTCCCTGCGCTATGTTTAATCCTTATCAAGTAAATATTGTAAATCGCCCCATTCGATTTGTATAATTGAACTAATTGAAGCTTAAATTCAAAAATTTTGAACTAGCAGAGAGGAGGGAGCAGAGTGGATCTTAAAACCCTTAAAACTTTTCAATTGATCGTGAAATACGGGAGCTTCGTCCGTGCGGCTGAGGAAATGAACTATGTGCAATCGACCGTGACGATGCAAATCCAGAAGCTTGAAGCCGAGCTGGGCGTTCAACTGATCGAACGGGGAAACGGAAAAGAACTTCGGCTGACCGAAGCCGGAAGATTATTTCACGGCCAAAGCCTGCAAATCGTAAAAAACATGGAGCAAATCCAAACGGATCTGGCCAATTTGCAGCTCGGAGAATCGGGGCATCTTCGGATAGGAGTGACGGAGCCGACAGCGAGTTACCGTTTGCCCGGCATTCTGAAGGGGTTTATGTCCACGTATCCGAATATCCGCATTTCCGTGGAGTTCGGGAACACTCCCCTGCTGAGCGAGCGAACCCTCAAAGGAGAGCTTGATTTTTCGCTCTGCTCGGCGCCGGATCTTGGAACCGACCTTTATTTTGAGCCCTTGTTCAAGGAAGAGTTCGTGGCGTTAATGCCTGAAGATCATCCGCTGGCGTTGAAAGAGGTTCTCTCGCCGGAAGATATTCGGGATTATCGCCTGCTGATCACCTCGGCCACCTGTCCGTACCGCAGGAAGCTGGAGATGGTGATGCAGGAAACGGGGAACCTGACGCTTGATACGATGGAGATCGGAAGCATGACGGCGTTGAAATTTTTCGCCCAGAGCGGCCTCGGCATCGCCCTTGTCCCCAAAATTATAGCGGAGCCCGTTTCAGCGGGAACCACCACCCGCATCATCGAAGGAAGCCTGATCCATATGACTTTCGGGCTCCTGTCCAAAGCTTCGGCATATCCGCCGCAGTTGGCCGGGCACAAGCTTTATCAGTATCTGAAGCAGCATCTAGCTACATAAAATCGAAAAAATAACGGATCACATGGAAAAAGACCGGCGAAGTGTAGGTCAGGCTGTCGACCCGGCTTAAGTAGCTTTTTTTCAACGCATCGAACTTATCGTCATCGCCGATTAACAAATCCCGCTTCAGTACGGAAACCGTCAAGCTGCCGAAGAAACCGCTCAGACTGATCAGCATACCGGAGAAGATACCGAAAGTCGGGTCAAGCGGCGTCAGGTAAGGGTAGATCAGATACGAGGCCCCCGTCGTTACGAGAAAAGCGCATGCGAAGCCTTCCCACGTCAAATTCGGATTGGCGGTCGGGACGACTTTCCGCTTGCCGAAATAGATGGATGCGAGATAGTTTACAGCATCGCCAAGCTGCGTCAATACCACCAGAAAAAGCACAAGACCCGCTCCGTACTGCGGCGTGGCAATCTGGAAATAGGCCAGGTGGCTAAGTCCGAACACCATTAGCATGAGTCCCCACTGAGCCCGGCTGACGCTGCGCAGAAATCCGACCGTTCCTTTGTTAATCAATCTCGGGAGCGGCAGGAACAAGAATACATAGATGGGAATAAAGACGATAAACATCCCGTACCACCCGATATAAATCCAATAGAACTGCACGGGAATCGACAAATACGCCCACAGAAACAGTCTGCGGTCGGCTTTTTTTGACTTAATCATGGAGAAATATTCCTTCAGCGCGAAGAAGGCGAGCACCATGAGGGAAAGGAGCGAAACGACCGGGTTGAATAGGGTGGCCAAGCAAAAAATGAGCAGCATCCCCCACCACGTCTTAATGCGAAATCCAAGGCCTGTATAGTCTTTGTCCGGCTGAATTCTGCCCATCACATAATACAGCAGATGAATGACGGATAGGACTGCAAAAATAAGAACGAGCGTTAATAGCGAACGGTTCACTGACAATCACCAACTTGCCTGCAGAGTAGGAATCCAATAAAGGAATCTTATGATATTATGAAGGAAACGTTCACACTTGATAAGGGGAAAATTTGTAAATGGAAGCAGATCAATCGGTTTATATCCTGCTTACGAATACTGGAACACTTTTTACGAAAATCATTCAAGGCTATACGAAAGCGCCTTACAATCACGCTTCGATTTCCTTCAACCGGGAACTTTCGGAGCTGTACAGCTTCGGGAGAAAGCATCCGAGCAATCCTCTGAATGGCGGATTCGTGAAGGAGGATCTCAAGACAGGCACATTCAGCAAGTATCCGAATACGACGTGCGTCATCTATGAGCTTCAGGTAACAAGACGGGAAGTTGAGAAAATGAGAAGGGTTCTGCAAATCTTTATCCGCAGCCGCCAAAAGTATCTCTATAACATTCTGGGCGTGATCGGCGTCGCGCTAAAAGAACCGGTTGAATTCAGCAACTCCTACTTTTGCTCGCAATTCGTCGCGGAAATTCTGGAGCGGTCCGGTGTAAAGCTGTGGAATAAGCTGCCTGCGCTCGTTACACCGGATGATTTTCGGCAAAATGACCGGCTGCATTTGATCTACGAAGGGAAATTAAGTGAGTACGAGCCGGAGCGCTGAATAGCGGGTGCAGAGAGATTCTCAACATGTTGAAAGGGGAGAGAAAATGGTTCATGCAAAGAATGTCCTTAGCAATCAATTATTATCCAATGCGAATGATCCAAGCTGGCATATCCCGTTCATGCAGGCGGTCCGAGACATCACGGAGGAAGAAGCCTTTTGGAAGCCTTGTCAAGACAGCAGCAGTATCGCTGAGCTTACACAGCATTTGCTGTATTGGAATGATACGTGGCAGACCAGATACCGCCAGCGCCGGATGGATGCTGTGCCCCCTGTAGGAGATAACAACAACAGCTTTGTCATACCGGAGAACACCACATTTCGTGAGTTAAGTGCAGAGCTTCTAAAGGTGCTTTTAGGGTGGCAAGAGCTGCTGTCCGAAGAAAGCCTGGAAGCCGAGGTGGCAGGATTTCCGGAGCCGGCTAAATGGTGGGAGATCATCAGCAACGCGGCAACCCACAATGCCTATCATATCGGCCAAATGGTTTATATCCGCAAGCTTTGGATGGGGAATATGAGGGAATAAGATGGCGAGCCAGTGATACCAAACACTGATTGGATTTATAGGGAAGGTGAACCATGAAGAAAAAGATTCTGCTGATTCAGCCCGAGAACGAGAAGATCAACCGGTTCAGAAGGAAGCAGTTCAATAACTTCGTCCAGATCACGATGCCGTATTTGGCGGGGTTCATCGATGAGAGCAAATATGAGATCATACTGGTGGATGAGTACCGGCAGCGAATCCCTTTCCGCCGCACGTTTGATCTGGTCGCCATCACCGTGAATACGCCGAACGCCTACCACTGCTACGAGGTCGCGGAGAAGTTCCGGGCACATGGGGCCAAGGTGGTCATGGGCGGACCGCATGTTACGCTGCTGCCGGAGGAGGCTTCGCAGCACTGCGACAGTATCCTGATCGGTGAAGCGGAAGCGACCTGGCCGGCGTTTCTGGAGGATTTTTATACAGGACAAGAACGGGCCGTCTACCGGTCAGAGGGCATACCCGTTCTGAAGAATCTTCCTTTGCCGAGATGGGATCTCCTAAAGAGAAACCCGCTGATGAAGGGCGCGGTGTTTGCGACACGGGGCTGCCCTTACCGCTGCGCGTACTGCAATCTGAAGCAAATTTACCACGACCGCTTCCGCGTCCGGCCGATTCCTGAGGTTATCCGCGAAATCTCACTGATGAAATCGAAGTTTTTCGTGTTCTGGGACGATAATTTTTTTGCGGATAAAGCCCACGCCATCGAACTGATGGAGAGCCTGAAGCCCTTGGGCAAAAAATGGGCGGCACAGGTGACCCTCGCCGATTGCAATGACGACGAGCTGCTGGAGCGGGCAAGGGAAGCGGGCTGTTTGTATCTGTTCGTTGGGCTGGAGTCCTTCTCGCCATCCGCATTGCGGGGCGTCAACAAAGGGATCAACCGGGTCCATTCGTACCGTGATATCATAGGGAAGCTGCACAAGCACAAGATCATGATCCAGGCCGGCATTGTATTCGGCTTTGACGAGGATACGCCGGCTACCTTCCGGCATACGCTGGAGGCCTGCGAGGAGCTGGGAATCGACGGAGTGACCGTCAGCCTGCTCACACCGCTTCCCCGAACGCCCGTCTATGCCGGGATGAAAGAGGAGCGGAGGCTGCTGAATGAAGACTGGAGCCTGTACAACGGGAAGACGGATGTCGTGTTCCGTCCCCGGAATATGACCTCGGAGGAGCTGCTTGAGGGCTACCTCGATTTTCGCCGCAGGTTCTATTCGCTGCCCTCATTTATCAGGAGGATGAAGGTTTCAAGGACGCATCTCTTTTACAATTTCATTATCAATCTGGGATACCGATTGGCCCTCAAGCGTTAAGCGGGAAGTCCGCAAGCTGAGGGCTTTTTTTTGCGTTGATTTTAATGCATTGTTACTTCTGTAAGGAGCGGTGCTTGAATTATGGGCTAACTGGAGAGCTGAGCGGGAAAAATTGGAGCTTATTGGACCCGAATCCGAGTACCCACTCGAATAAAAGGGATTTCCTCCCTCTTAATGGGGGGATTTCCCCGGAATAGGCCCTTTTCTCAGAAATAAGCTGGAGCTTTTCCCGTTTATTTCACTAAATACGTCCCCAGGGGGAGGATAAGCGGGAGCTTTTCCAGTCTAATTTCTAAAAAAAGCGAACGAAATATCCGGTACTCTCCAATATAGAGTGTAAGACCGAAGGGGGAATGGCGGATGAATCATCCAAACCAAGATTCGCAGCTCGCAGCGCTTGTGCTTGCCGGCAGCCGTGAAGCGTACAGCCAGCTGTATGAAAGAACGATAACCGAGGTGTACCGAACCGTCCGTTTCCTCATTGGCGGGTCATCCGATACGGATGATGTCGTCCAGGAGATTTATATCCAGATGTACCGGTCTCTTGGGCAGTATGATGCAGCGCGGCCTTTTCGTCCGTGGCTGATGGGGGTGGCTATGCGGCAAATCCGGGCTTACCGGAGAAAGAGGTGGAATCAAATCCGTCTGATTAAAAAAGCGCAGCAGAGCGGGATCATCGCGGATTACGATTTTTCGGGGGAAGTGGTAGACAAAGTATCGTACCGTCCCCTAATCGCAAGCGTGGAACGCCTTCCGTACAAGCTGAAGCAGGTCGTGATTCTGCACTATTTAAATGAGTACTCCCAGGAGGAAATTGCGGATGCGCTGGGCATCCCTCTTGGAACGGTAAAGTCCCGTATCCACTCCGCCTTGAAGAAGCTGCGCAGCAAGCGGAGCAGCGAGATTTTGCTTATGGGAAAGGTGGAGGATTTGCATGAAGCTTGAGCAAGAGCTGCGAGAGGCATTACGGGAAGAAAGCAGGGCCTGGACGGCTCCTGCGGAACTAAAGGTCAGAATATTAAATCACAAATCAGTGAAACCGGAGGGAAGAAGAATGAAAAAATGGATTGCGGCAGGCATCCTGGCCGCCGTGCTGCTCGTTCCTACAGGAGCATATGCCGGGTACCATTATATCGCGGACTCGATATACGGCTCGCAGAAGCAGATTGAGCAAAAGGGTGGCACCCTGGAGCAGTATGACCATTTGGAGGAGAAGCTGCAAGCGGCGAAACAGAGCTTTGAACCGCAGGAGTTCGCGAAGCTGACGGTCCTGCTTAAAAAGTTGGGCGATTATAACCTCAAGATAGCCGATGACAAGGGAGCGCTGCATCCCGAGCGGCTGAGCCCTGAAGAGCAGGAAGCCTATAAGAAGCTTAACGCGGAGCTTGAACCTTATTTTGAGAAATTGAACGCGGAGGGAGCCGGGAATGGGGGCGTGAAGGAAACCGGGCAGCAGGCGGACAGCGCTGCGTTCTGGAAAGAGGCGCTGGCCTGTGGGGAGAAGAACCTCAGCAGTCAGGAACTTGCCAAAGTGAAAGGGATCATCGGCGAAATTCAAAAGATAGAGGTAAAGCCGGACGGCAGCGCCCGGGCGTTTACGGCTGAAGAGGCCGAGCATCTTAAAGAACTGATCCGGCAGCTGGAACCCTACCAAGATCAATTGGGGATTATGCTGAAGCCGGCTTCCTGACTCCTGACTCCACCGGTAAATATGGTGTTGACCATGAACAAAAGCCCATGCGGTCTGCAATCAGCAGGCACATGGGCTTTTTACTATTCCGTTTAGCGTGATTTGATCCCCTCGAATCCATAGGTTATTAAATTTTTTATAACCGTTTCCTCCAGATTTTCGCCGGTAATTAACAGTCTATAAAAAATGGGTCCGTACAAGAGATCAATACATAATGAGATATCCAAGCCTTCTCTCAGTTCACCACGCTGGGCTCCCCGCTCAAGAAGCTGCCGCGCCTCAAGCCGCCGAGGATGGAAAAATTCCGCCCGGTAGGCTTCAGCCAACCCCGGATCAAATTGTCCCTCACCGATCAGCTCGGTAATGACTTTCCCTTCCCGGGTTGACAGAAATCTGGCCAAATTCGAGGCATGAATGATGATATCGTCATACACCGACCCGGTATCGGGTATCGGCAGTCTTTCGGAAGCCGCGCACAGGTAGCCGGCCATGACGACGGCAGCTTTATTGGGCCACCATTTATAAATGGTCGCTTTGCTGACCTTGGCCCGTTCCGCAATTTTTTCAACCGTTACGGCACCAAATCCGGTTTCGAGCAGCAGGTCATAGGAGGCGCTCAGAATAGCCTTTTCGGCTTCGACATTGCGTGGACGTCCTCTTTTGGTATCCATGGGGAATTCTCCTCCTTAAAAGTTCCATCAAGCTTTGCCTGACATATACTGTACGTATATTATACAAAATATTTATGGGTTGGAAAAACTATTTACAAAACTGAACGTTCAGTATATTATATAGATGTGGATTAAAACTAAGGAGGAATTAGAATGAATCACTCGCAGTCTGAAGTTAAACGTGTGCCGAACTGGATCATGCTGCTGCTGGCCATATCGTGCGGCCTTATCGTTGCCAATCTTTATTATGCTCAACCTTTGGTGGGACCCATCAGCGAGGCTACGGGTTTGTCGCCCGGCGCGGCGGGATTAATTGTAACGTTGACGCAAATCGGTTATGTACTCGGATTGTTGTTCATCGTTCCGCTTAGTGATCTTATCGAAAATCGGCGTCTGGCAGTTTCCGCGTTGATCGTCGTCGTGTGTGCTCTGATTGCAGCGGCGCTGGCGACGAATGCAACGATTTTTCTGGCGGCGTCTTTATTTATCGGACTTGGATCTGTAACAGCGCAAATTCTTGTTCCTTATGCCGCTTATCTGGCATCGGAAGAGCAGCGCGGCCGCGTCGTAGGCAATGTAATGAGCGGACTGCTGCTGGGGATTATGTTTGCCCGTCCGGCGGCAAGCTTTCTGGCCGACCTCTTTGGATGGAAAGTTATATTTTGGCTGTCGGCTGGAATCATTGCCTTGCTGACCCTTCTTCTGTCTCGCGCACTTCCTGAGCGCAAGCCCGCGCCAACCCTGAAATATGCCCAATTGATAGGATCGTTGGGAGCTCTATGGAGAGGAACGCCTGTTTTGCGCCGCAGAGCCTTTTATCAAGCTTTTCTATTTGGCTCCTTCAGTCTTTTTTGGACCGTTGTCCCGATGCGGTTATCCGGATATTTTCATTTGTCACAGCAAGGAATCGCCTTATTTGCCCTGGCCGGTGTGGCTGGAGCTGTAGCTGCGCCTATCGCCGGGAGACTGGCTGACCGGGGCTGGACCCGAATGCTGACAGGTCTGGCTATAACGATTGCCGCTGCATCTTTTTTACTCTCGTATCTGGTCCGTGGCAATTCTGCCGTATCTCTGGCCTTGCTGCTTCTTGCCGCAATCGTACTGGACATGGGAGTTTCCGGTAATCTTGTGCTGGGGCAGCGTGCTATCTATTCCTTGGGGAGTGAGTCCAGAGGGCGTCTGAACGGCCTGTTTATGGCTATATTCTTTGTCGGCGGGGCATTAGGCTCTTTCCTGGGGGGCTGGTCATATGCTTACGGCGGCTGGTCCTCGGCAGCCTTGTTAGGCTTGCTGATGCCGGTTTTGGCCCTGCTGTACTTTTTTACAGAACACAAGCAGTCGGCGGCTGCGCTGGTTAACCATGGCGGCGGAACCGTCGCCGAGAAATAAACATCTTTTCCCGGCCGCAGCGCCGGTTGTAACGGCAAGAACCTGAGACTTGTGCAGGTTCTTGCCGTTTATTTTTGCCCGGGTGTATCCGAGGTCCCACGCTTGTCACGCCTGTCTGCATATTGCGGTGTTGTCCCTCATAGACATGTACTAATCAATGCATTCAAAACAGGTTAAGGGGATGATGTCATGCGCCGGATAGTATGGGTACTCGCGGTCATTATGAGCGTGGCCCTTCTGATGACGGGGTGCGGAAAGAAGGATGCCTCGTCCGTGGTCAAGGATTTGAACGACGTGGCCGACAAGCTGGAGAGCAAGACGGGAGCTTATCAGGGGGCGGGCACGATGACCCTGTATACCGGAGAGCAGCCGCAGGAGTACAAGGTTGAGGTATGGTACAAAAATCCGTCGTATTACCGGATCAGCCTGGCCAACGTGCAGAAGAACCTGACGCAGATCGTGCTGCGCAACGATGAAGGCGTGTTCGTGCTGACTCCGAGTCTCGGCAAGAGCTTCCGGTTCCAGAGCGACTGGCCGGACAATCAGGGGCAGGTCTACCTGTACCAGACGCTGGTGAAAGGCATCGTCACCGACAACAACCGCCAGTTCGTGGCCGACAAGGACAGCTACATATTCGACGTTGCGGCCAATTACCAGAGCAGCGCCCTGGTGCGGCAGAAGATTTGGCTGGACAAAAAGACTTACGGGCCCAAAGAGGTGCAGGTATCGGATGCGGAAGCCAAGGTCGTGGTCGATGTGAAGTTCGATAAATTCACCTTTACCCCCGAGTTTACGGCCGATTCGTTTGACATGCAGAAGAATATGGCTTCGCAAGGCGCTTCGGAAAATACGGTAGCCGAGGTTGATGAGAACGGCAACCCTCTGCCTGCCGCGGATACTCAGGATGGAACGCAGGCACAGGCAAGCGCGCAGCTTGGCGACTTCGGCATCATCGAGCCGGGGTACACCCCGGATGGCGTGAAGTTCAAGGATTCCAATAAAGTCGAGAATAGCGACGACCATGCCGTGCTTCTGCGGTATGAAGGAATTTACCAGTACACGATTATGGAATCGCGTCCGCTCGATCAGGCCGTGTCGCTTGCGCCGGGAGAAGGCGTTGACCTTGGCTTCACCCTTGGTCTTCTGACCGGGGCCGAGGATGAGCAGCAGACCTTGACCTGGATGGGCGACGGGCTCCAGTACCGGATCACAAGCGCGAACCTTCCGCTTAGTGAAATGATGGAAATCGCCGTGTCTATGCAGGATCAAGCGGGTAAATAATAGGTTGTAGGCGGATACTGCTTATTGTGGGATGATTTCCTTCTACAATGTAGTATCCGCTTTGCTTTCCTCCGGTAACGTCAAATCCCTGCTTACATTGACAGTCCCTTCCGTTAGCATTACCATTACGAATAAGAAAGAGATCAATGCAATCCATGGCAGATGCTTATTTCACACGAGAAGGTGACTGGAAGTGCAAGAAAGCTATCGACCGACCGTAGCCGAGATTGATTTGGATGCTTTGCGCGCAAATTACGAAAGCTTCCGCCAGCATTTGTCGGCGGGTATGAAGTTTATGGTTTGCGTCAAAGGAAATGCCTACGGTCATGGGGCAGTGGAAGTGACGCGGGAACTTGAACGCCTGAGTGCGGATTATGTCAGTGTGGCTTTTCTGGACGAGGCGATCGAGCTGCGTCAGGCGGGAATCGGCCTGCCGATTCTGGTGCTTGGCTATACGCCCCCGGAAGCCATTGAGGCCGCCTGGGAGAACGACGTAACCGTGACGCTTTTTACTCCTGAAGTGCTGGAGGCGGCATCGAAGCTTCCTGTGAATGACAGCCGGAAGCTGAAGGTGCACATCAAGATCGACAGCGGCATGGGCCGACTCGGACTTCTTCCGGCCGATGCGCGGCCGTTCATTGAAGAGGCGCAGCGCGTTCGGCAGTTGGAATTGGAGGGGATGTTCACCCATTTTGCCAAAGCGGATGAAGCAGACAAAAGCTATACACTGGAGCAGTACCGACGGTTCATGAGCGTGACGGAAGCGCTTCGGGAAAGACAGATCCACATCCCGATCATACATACGGGCAATAGCGCTACGGCCATTGATACCCCGCATTTATCTCCGAACATGGTTCGCGTGGGCGTCAGCATATACGGATTCTATCCGTCGACCGAGGTGAACCGGCAGCAGGTGAAGCTGCACCCGGTCATGACGCTGAAGACTAAGGCTGTATATGTCAAAAGCCTGCCGGAGAGCTGGGGCATCAGCTACGGCACCCGCTACCGCGCAGATAGCGGCGAATATATCGCCACGCTGCCCATAGGGTACGCAGACGGATATTCCCGCATGCTGAGCGGCAAGGCAGAGGTGTTAATACGCGGCCGCCGCGTTCCTGTCGTCGGAACCATCTGCATGGACCAGTGTATGGTATCGCTCAAATCTTTCGCCAAAGAGGCGGAACAAATCAAAGCCGGCGAAGAGGTTGTACTCATCGGCAGTCAGGCTGGCGGCTCCATTACGGCAGACGAGCTGGCTCTCCATCTTGGAACGATACACTATGAGGTGACCTGCATGCTGGCCCACCGGGTGCCGCGCGTTTATATCCGCGAAGGCTCGGCTCCCCGCCTGGTAAATGCCTTACTGCAATCCGGAAGCCCCAATCCTGTAGGATAAGCGGGAATCATCAAGGAATATGAATTCGTGGACAATGATGTGACTTATGGTCTATACGAACCGCCGTTTCTAGTTTATAATTGAATGCAGCATACTTGATATACTGACGGCATATATTCCTTGTATAAAATTCCTTGCATAATGCTACACTGGAATACAAGGGCAGTAGGTTTGTGGGGGTGGAAGAGAAGTTGGCCAATTTGCAAAACACCAAAAGAATCATGATCAGCTTGCCCGATCATCTCTTGCAGGAGGTGGACGGAATTGTCCAGATGGAAAATTCCAACCGCAGTGAATTGATCCGGCAGGCCATGAAGCTGTATCTCAGCGAACGGAGGAAGCGTTCCATCAGGGAGTCCATGCAGCGTGGATACATGGAAATGGCCAAGATTAACTTGACCATGGCATGTGAAGCGTTCCTAGCCGAGGAAGATGCAGACAGCACTCTTGGCCGCTTAGTAAGCGGGGTGTAGATATTGATCGTAAAACGCGGCGACGTTTTTTTTGCCGACCTTTCGCCAGTAGTGGGCTCGGAGCAAGGCGGGGTAAGGCCCGTGCTGGTTATTCAGAACGATATTGGCAATCGCTTCAGTCCTACGGTAATTGTTGCGGCAATTACCGCACAAATTCAGAAGGCCAAGCTGCCCACCCATGTAGAGATTGAAGCGGCGTCCCACGGGTTTGACCGGGATTCCGTCATTCTGCTGGAGCAGGTCCGGACGATCGACAAGCAGCGCTTGACGGATAAGATCACCCACCTGGATGACGAAACGATGAAAAAGGTGGATGACTCGCTGCAAATCAGCTTGGGGCTGATTGATTTTTAAGCTGAATCGCTATCTCATAGAGAAGGTTAGGAAGGGCTCGCCGCGGTTGCGCGGTGAGCCTTTTTGTCGTCGGCACGGCCGTCAGTAGCGGTTAAAGGTATTGAAGCTCCAATCTTGCTGATTGTGAAAGCCATGAGGCTAAAGATACAGGGTGACGGCAGAGAGCCATAGGCCGCAATTCCCTCGTAGTACTCGCGGGAACAACGAATGGTTTTGTATGGAAGAGCATTGCTGTTATTTTATCCGCTGAAGTTTCGAAGAAGCGCGTGTCTGGGCCTTCCCGCGAGCTTTTTTACCCCGGAGATTGTCCAGGGCGGCTGGAACGTCTTTGGCCAAGTATGATACTATTTGACATAGCGGATTTAAGAGGTTGGAGGAGGAAGCTCATTGATCGAACAGGATAAGAATACCGTTTCGGAGGAAGCGGCGCGCCGGGAGCGGCAGACGATGATCAGCCAGATCGCCAGGGAGCTTGGCCTGTCGGAGAAGCAGGTAGGGACGACCGCGGGGCTGCTGGACGAGGGCAATACGATCCCGTTCATCGCCCGGTACCGCAAGGAGATGACCGGAGAGCTGGACGAGAACGCGCTGCGGGATATCGAGGAGCGGCTCGGCTATTTGCGTTCGCTCGGTGAACGTAAACGTGAAGTCATCCGGATCATCGAGGAGCAGGGCAAGCTGACGGAGGAGCTGCGGGAGCAAATAACGAAAGCAGTCAAGCTCCAGGAAGTGGAAGACCTGTACCGGCCGTACCGTCAGAAGCGGAAGACCCGGGCGAGCGTCGCCAAGGAGAAGGGGCTGGAACCGCTGGCCGACTGGATCTTGGAGCAGCGGCGGGGTGCGGACCCGGCAGCGGAGGCCGCAAAATATATTGACTTAGACAAAGGCGTGGAGTCGGCCGAGCAGGCCCTGCAGGGCGCGCAGGATATTATCGCTGAAGCAATCGCCGATGACGCGGCGGTCCGGGCTTGGGTGCGCCAGTTCACGGCGTCGCAGGGAATTCTCGTCTCCGAAGCGAAGGATAAAGAGCAGGAATCCGTATACGAGAACTATTACAACTACCGCGAGCCGGTTCACAAAATGCCGCCGCACCGCATCCTTGCCATCAACCGCGGGGAGCGGGAGAACGTACTGAAGG encodes:
- a CDS encoding outer membrane lipoprotein-sorting protein, with translation MRRIVWVLAVIMSVALLMTGCGKKDASSVVKDLNDVADKLESKTGAYQGAGTMTLYTGEQPQEYKVEVWYKNPSYYRISLANVQKNLTQIVLRNDEGVFVLTPSLGKSFRFQSDWPDNQGQVYLYQTLVKGIVTDNNRQFVADKDSYIFDVAANYQSSALVRQKIWLDKKTYGPKEVQVSDAEAKVVVDVKFDKFTFTPEFTADSFDMQKNMASQGASENTVAEVDENGNPLPAADTQDGTQAQASAQLGDFGIIEPGYTPDGVKFKDSNKVENSDDHAVLLRYEGIYQYTIMESRPLDQAVSLAPGEGVDLGFTLGLLTGAEDEQQTLTWMGDGLQYRITSANLPLSEMMEIAVSMQDQAGK
- a CDS encoding MFS transporter, encoding MNHSQSEVKRVPNWIMLLLAISCGLIVANLYYAQPLVGPISEATGLSPGAAGLIVTLTQIGYVLGLLFIVPLSDLIENRRLAVSALIVVVCALIAAALATNATIFLAASLFIGLGSVTAQILVPYAAYLASEEQRGRVVGNVMSGLLLGIMFARPAASFLADLFGWKVIFWLSAGIIALLTLLLSRALPERKPAPTLKYAQLIGSLGALWRGTPVLRRRAFYQAFLFGSFSLFWTVVPMRLSGYFHLSQQGIALFALAGVAGAVAAPIAGRLADRGWTRMLTGLAITIAAASFLLSYLVRGNSAVSLALLLLAAIVLDMGVSGNLVLGQRAIYSLGSESRGRLNGLFMAIFFVGGALGSFLGGWSYAYGGWSSAALLGLLMPVLALLYFFTEHKQSAAALVNHGGGTVAEK
- a CDS encoding TetR/AcrR family transcriptional regulator — its product is MDTKRGRPRNVEAEKAILSASYDLLLETGFGAVTVEKIAERAKVSKATIYKWWPNKAAVVMAGYLCAASERLPIPDTGSVYDDIIIHASNLARFLSTREGKVITELIGEGQFDPGLAEAYRAEFFHPRRLEARQLLERGAQRGELREGLDISLCIDLLYGPIFYRLLITGENLEETVIKNLITYGFEGIKSR
- a CDS encoding type II toxin-antitoxin system PemK/MazF family toxin; amino-acid sequence: MIVKRGDVFFADLSPVVGSEQGGVRPVLVIQNDIGNRFSPTVIVAAITAQIQKAKLPTHVEIEAASHGFDRDSVILLEQVRTIDKQRLTDKITHLDDETMKKVDDSLQISLGLIDF
- a CDS encoding CopG family ribbon-helix-helix protein, translated to MANLQNTKRIMISLPDHLLQEVDGIVQMENSNRSELIRQAMKLYLSERRKRSIRESMQRGYMEMAKINLTMACEAFLAEEDADSTLGRLVSGV
- the alr gene encoding alanine racemase codes for the protein MQESYRPTVAEIDLDALRANYESFRQHLSAGMKFMVCVKGNAYGHGAVEVTRELERLSADYVSVAFLDEAIELRQAGIGLPILVLGYTPPEAIEAAWENDVTVTLFTPEVLEAASKLPVNDSRKLKVHIKIDSGMGRLGLLPADARPFIEEAQRVRQLELEGMFTHFAKADEADKSYTLEQYRRFMSVTEALRERQIHIPIIHTGNSATAIDTPHLSPNMVRVGVSIYGFYPSTEVNRQQVKLHPVMTLKTKAVYVKSLPESWGISYGTRYRADSGEYIATLPIGYADGYSRMLSGKAEVLIRGRRVPVVGTICMDQCMVSLKSFAKEAEQIKAGEEVVLIGSQAGGSITADELALHLGTIHYEVTCMLAHRVPRVYIREGSAPRLVNALLQSGSPNPVG